CCACGATACCAGGAGCTACTGAGCAAGAACATAAGCAGGGCTGAGAAGGATGGTGTCGAAGTTCGGATCATAGCAGGGGAAGCATTTGGTGTCCAATCTCCAGTTTATACCCGAACTCCAACCATGTTTTTGGATTTCACAATGAAGCCAGGTGCCCAACTGCACCAGCCCATCCCAGATTCTTGGAATTCCTTTGTGTATATCGTTGAAGGGGAGGGTATATTCGGAGGGGAGGATTCGACTCCAGCAACAAGCCACCATTGCCTTGTGTTGAGCCCTGGGGATGGGTTGAGAGTATGGAATAAGTCGGCGAAGCAGCTGAGATTTGTTCTGATTGCTGGGCAGCCTCTCGACGAGGCTGTCGTCCAGTATGGTCCATTTGTTATGAACACACATGCTGAGATTCGGCAGGCCATGGAGGACTATCACCTTGGGAGGAATGGGTTTGAGAGGGCCAAGCATTGGAAGTCTGAGCCACTGTTACATTGATAATTGCGTGAATGCACCAAAAGAAGGGGATGCCTTGAGAACCAACAGAGTAGATTTTGAGGGGCAATCTGTGCTTCATTAGTGGTGTTATATGTTGTTTGGCGATCAACTTAGAATTGCAAGGGTCAGTGGCAGTTATATGAGCCATATGGATTTGGGATTCtgaacttttcttttttttcctttagaagaatcttttttttttttcctatggtTTCATAAATGTATGAAAGGATATGTCTGAGGTTAGCAGTAAATTCTTTGAGTGGTTTATTTCTTAGTGGTGGAGCTGCTATTGGTTGCTCCTTTTCTGAGGTGTATCAGGATGTAGAAATGATTTATCTATAATAATTCaagtttttataatttaatttcatGTTCATGAAATGATTGACACGGATCCCATCTTTCTTTTCAGAAGAATTCAAGCCAAGCCACTTCTTTGTCAAAAGAAATGAAGACTTTATCAATTAGGAAAGTGTGATGAGATTGATAAGAGTCAATTCATATCGGAAACTAGGTTCGAATGTTCAACAGACCTCTTTTTTTTTAACTGCATCCGTGCTACAATGTCCTTGTCTGCAAGGTGATCAAACACATGCCCCTCAACCAACTAATGGACTCTTTTTGGTACATGCTGAGAATAATATTCTTGTAGTTGCCTTCGGCTTGCCTATAAGATGAATCTCGGCCTACCTACTCAATGAATCTTTAGAAAATTAATCTTCTAATACTGCTGGTTCATGCAGCTGCCTTTGAGCATACGCATCTAATGCTGGAAAAAAGTTCTACTTTTGCTAACCATACTTCCTATGTTTCACTAGTTCTCGCGAGAAATCCAATACCTTGCAGTATCCTTTGGTTCTATGTAGTTAAAGGATTTTAAGCTCTAATAGATCTAGCAGAtcgtttttttttatctttgtaatTCCAACAGTCTTGTCTCTACTATGAAACCTCTGTTTCTTCATAACCTGGTGCTATCCAGGACCATCTAATTTTCTCATACTTGGTCCCGGAGGAACAAAAGAACACTTCCAGGTCCTTAACAGCTATTCCCCACTTTCTCCTCATCGGTCAGTCCACCACCAAAAAAGCTCTCCTTTCCAAGGCTTTAGCGTCTAAAAGAAAAAAACCCATTGAAAACTTAGCTTTTGTTTGACAACAAACAGGAGCTGGATTGTAAGATAGGTAAGTTGGCAGTGTCAACAGAAGGCACTGTTAGCTTATTTCTACTCCGTAAAGATAGACATCTCTGCTTCAGGTGACAACAACATATTTGGTGTATATAACTACAAAACTCATATATCTAGGTTTCTCAACAAGAAATTCATCTAGATATTCTCATAGTTTCCTAGTTCCACCCTATAAAGATGAAATGTGAAAGCTTTGAAAGAGATTAGCAAAATATTTAGGaaacaaaaatatagatttttcttttttagatgaAGGGAGGCTTAGCCATCCAAAATTTATTCAATCGAGATAAATTATAGAGTAAGTTTGAAGAGAGAGTAGAAAACAAGGAGAACTAAGATGTATTTGGTTCCTACAGATCAATCATAAGAAGAGTAACATAAAGATATTCAATGATGTAATGAAATCTGTGAATAAGTAATGCCGATCTTTGTTTTCTATGCATGTAGCAAAgtttcttctttattgaaattctaATATTTTGCCATCGCAAAATGAAGATTTTTCACTTTTAACCATAAATCTCCCAATATCGACAAGACTTTGTGACTACTGATTACATAGGGACGACCAATCATTAAATAAGTGAAGACCACTTGAATAAATAGCTACCACATAAGATTGtttattaagaaaaatttttgaatttcattcCTTCCAACATTCTCAAGCTATAGTCGCAATCAACACAAATGTAATCAGTTGAgcagactttgaaaattttcttcTCCCCCAAttgagaccaaaaaaaaaaaaaaatgctcaaaAGAGTGTAGAGGGTGAAGCACACCTAACAAGAAGCAAATTATCTTCTAGATTAACGAAAAGGAGTATTGAGAGAACAAATGATCAATTATTTCCGGTCCATGATTACACAGAATGCACCCTCCAAGGTTTTTTTCCAAGTTTCTTCCTTAGCAAATATTTGGTATTGAGTTTTTTCTTCCAACAAAACCAAAGAAGGCTTTTGATTTTAAGAGGAACAAAAATATTCTAGATATCTGCAAAACTATACTTATGtcccttcatatatatatatatatatctattggGTTACAGTGTCCTTTCATATTTAAGAATTGATACATAGAGGCTGTAGAGAGAATTTTGTTGGGATTTAGTTTCCAAAATGGCTGGTCttcatttttatttaataaaactaAGGATAAAAAGGATGATAATTGAGAGAATTGGGCATGAGAATCAACAAGATAACCTGCAAGCTGTTTAGTTTCTTGGACTAAAGAAATCAGCCATAGTTCCATGTTTTTCGGGTTGAGTCTATACAACAGAGGGAAGATAGACTGGAGAGGGGCATCACATATCTAGTTATTTTTCTAAATTAAGGTATTCTGACTATTCCCAATTTTGAAATGTGATCTATTCTAAAATGTTAGAAGGGCATTCAAAATATCATGCCTCAAATTGGAAGATCTTCTTATAAGCTTCCAAaacataaaagatttttttttttttaatgataaacatATTGGATTTGTGTCTTTTGAGAGAATTCTCCAACACCATTCAGAAAGGAAGGAAAAATCCATGAAGATCTTTGACACTTGgtccaccatttttttttttttttgggtaagcaCAGTATCTTCTAATTCACCTTATATGATATTAAAGTGATTTCATCCTCTTAACACTAGGAGCCATAGGCCTCAAATTAAACAACAAGCtatttaagaaaattaaaattttatttcccatttttattaatataactcTTTCAAATAAAAGGCAACCTAGTTGAGGGAATCACAATTTTccatcatatattttttataattttttactaaaaataaaaaagtggcttaATAAATGCAGCACTTTTATCGAAAATGAAGAtttgaaacaaaaaaaagaaaactttgcCTCTCATCAAATGATAGACAAATGCAATAATATGTCAATTGCTGGTGGCAATAGAACTTGTAAATTCACTACATTGTTGTCCTCAATTATTCACCTACTTTTGGGTTAAAAATGAactcatatttttatcaattgAGGAAGAAAATCAAGAATGAAACTTCAGATATATGCAATTATAGCTCCATAATGCTACTCTGCTCTTGTTAATGTATAGATGAACCAAACCTCCTACAAGTATAATGCATAATTATTTGCTATTACATGATTTCATTAATAATATACTATGCAATTATCTACTATAATGAGATTTGGTTGCCCTTGATAAAATAGAGATGCAGTCAAGAGAATCAATTTTAGTAGTAAAGTTGGTAAGCTAATGAAATTTCATAATCTTTTATATTGCTTAAAATTGCTTTTGATTTTGGATGATAATTTTGGAGTTAAGTTGGTTTAATCCAATTATATTCTTTGCTTTGATAAGATTGAATATATTTCTAAGATgtaaaagtttacataaaaataaaCTTTAGGTTTTAGCAAAATATTAATACAACAATTATATATTTCATTGAATATAGAATAAGCAGACAAGTTGGTTAGTTTCTAATAACAGTGTAAGGAGTCAATACATTTGTCAAATTAAAAGATAGAACAATGTTAAACAAAGATTATTACAATCATTGAATTATCAGTACTGCCAATGTATCAGCTTGAAATGTTAAATTCTTGAAATTATTTTGTTAGTACTGTTGTTATGACAGATAGAAATTATAGTAAATCGGGTGTCAAAAGGTAGGTTATTAGCTATATTGGCAGCTAAATTATTGAACTTTTTATGGATGCTTGGATATATTTGGACATCCATGAGTCTATAACTTCTTTCAATTATATACAATAAACAATACATTACTTGGTTGTTATATCTTCTCTTAGTATCTTTTTTAGCTGTTTTAGAGCTCTATTTTTACctttttatttttgtaatttatcaaAATGAAAATTTGATTCCTCCAATATCTCAATTATACTTGCTATATAGTTTAGAAAATGTATGCAATAAATAATATGCATCCCATAATTTGTCAAGAAAAATTTTCCTTAATAGATATAgaaattagcaatgaaaaaaatgaGTTAAAACTTTATAAGCTTAATTGTAAGATAATAGTAGTAGGCATGGATATTTCATTTATTTTAAGCTTACATTCATTAATGTAAGCATGTTGCATGCCATAGAAGGATAGAAAGTCATGCGATATCGAAGCAGTGATCATGTTAAGATAATGACACAAAGTTGTGAATTCTACAAATTTGCATCATTAAAATAAATTAAGTAGACATACAAAATTGACATTGAATAGTCACTGAGTTCTCTGTGTAAATATTCTAAAACTTTTTCCGACCTATGGACTGTATTGGGGACGCGTACATGCCAATGGACCTAGGTGCCGCTGGCAGTACCATGAAAACAGTGACATGATATTAACATCCACTAAAATACTAGCTTGCACTTGACACCGAAGGTGATGCAGCACCTCCGCCCAGGGGATGTATCTCCCACCTTTTGAAGGGAAAGATAGAAAAAGTATGGATGCTGTTGTAGCAAGGCTCTCGGAGGAGAATGATGAGGCTAGTGTTGGACCGATCTGAAGAATAGATAAAAATCAAATCGATATAGATCATAAGTAAAAGTCTTAAAATTATAGGATACTTTTCGATTTCAGGATCTCTAATACTTAAGTCAGCTGGGATCTTAAGAATAAATATATGAAAATAGAGAATtggaagataagaaaaaaaattttgattgaaaagAGTGAGAGCTTTTGGTTCTCTTCAGTGAGAGAAAGAGTTCAGTAGAGTCTGAGTTTTCTGAAATGTGACTTATCTTTCGGAAAGTATTTTGTCCTTTTTTATATAGAAGGGGTTTGATCGGACTGTTAGGTCATTGGGAAAGTTTGTTTGGAGGTCATGGGTTGTTCACCCAAGTGGTGATTAATTGTAGTATAGTTAGAAACTAGTTGTTATAGATCCAGATGACAGCTGTAATGGAGCTGTAGAGTAACCATCTTTCTTCCGGATCAAATCGGCAATGCATCGATGTTCCTTGTGATAGATCGGATAAACGCTAAGCTAGTTATAATGTTCTGTTGGGATCTAATCCAGATCAATTCGGATCAGTACAAAatcgatctaaaatttaaatcagATCAGAATTTTATCGATTTGATTCAAAAATTCATATGATTTTTAGATAATTCTTTCTGATATTATTATATGGCCACTGATCGATTAACTGTACCAATAAATGCCAACATGGGTCATCAGGAAAGACACCCTCCTCTATTAATGCGAGCCTATGGCTACGTCTTCCTTCTCAAATAGACGCGAAAAGTGgggtgaaagaaaaataaaaatgtgaGATACCTTTATTTCAACGCAATCCTCGGTCATTTTGACCATTGGTCGAACTAGTATAGCTTGGCTTTGGTTCTAGGCTGGATGCGTTGCACCAATAGGTGGGGTTGCAGCGGCTGCTGCGCCGCAAGTTGCGGCCTCTAAAATTGGTGGCCGAGGCCTTTAGTTGCTAGTGGACCTAAAAGCAGTCCCAGTCCACTTGCTGGATTCCAAATAGGCCTTTAGCAACTTACCCCTTCCACTcatccccccccccccaacccccacCCCCAAAAAAAAGAAGGCCTATAGCATACTTGACTTATGCTGGTGCACTGGTGTTTGTGGGGGAGCTGGATGTCTGTAATCATGTGAGAGGGGATAGCGACAACCAGAGTTGCAACCTAGTTCGGTCAGATCAGGGTATGATTAACCATGACCTGATCATATATTTGGTTATATGAAAagttaatttcatatataataatatatgttTCATCCTAGCTGATTACTCCTTCTGTTAATTTCATGTGATACTAAGCTTCTATTATCTTCACAAATGTTGCATTTGTCATCCTTGCTGATTACTCTTAAGTTAGTGTTACATAACACTGAGCTTCTATTCaattcacaaatatttttttgaaaggtTCGTTGATCTGGTTGGGACTAGAGCTTAGCAACGCTAGGACCAGAGCTCTCCTCCGGTGTTGCTTGTATTGCACCCGGACAACGTCATCAGTGGATGTCGCTTGCGGTGTAATCCTCTCCTTGCACAACCTCACCACCgctttcctctctctcctctagCATCACCTTTGTCACACCCGGACAATGGTGTAGGAGGCTTCGTATGAGACAAATGGGAATAGGATTCCTACGAGTGGGAATTGGCTTCGTATGGAAATAGGAGTTTGGATTGTCTAGTTTACTCCCAGTAATTTTTTTCTACTAAACTATGGCTAACCATTATTAGCATTTAAAGGAAACCAACTGGAGCTATTGACATTTGGAGTTTTTATTGGCTTTTCCTATAAGTGACATGGTAGAATAATTTGACGTGAAGCTGGCCCAATTGGGCCCGTTTTGGTTTGAAGTCAATAAAGCTTGCCGATTTcaacttaaaatttcaaaaaaaattttgcatcgGAACAGAGGAAGCGTGATCTCTTACCCAATCCCATGATCAAAACAAGGGATAAGATGGAATCAATGATCAAAATGAATGTTGCAGGCTGGTGCGGAACAGCCATCGACCGTTTGTGGATGGTTGCACCCAACGAACGGTCGGTCTTATCTACTGTTGAGATAAGTTTATCCCTTCCAAACTATTTCCTATTAAATCCCTATCTCTTTAGTTGATCCACCGTTGAAAACACTTCGCCACTTCCCACTCCCTCCTTTCTCATCTCTGTTAGCTATTATAGCCGAATGTCACTAGCCCCAAAGATCTCATTTTTCCACTCAAAATTCTTGGTCATTCTACCTCCACTGTTTTGGGAGTTTTCTTCTCCATCCCTTATTTCTTCCCTTAGCCAAAGAGGCTGCCACCAAGGCTGCTAGGGGTGACtcccctttccttttctttcccttGGCTTCTCTGTGTACGGCCGAACCACCGCCTTAGGCCGTGGCCACCACCACTTGGCCACCCTGACTATGCACCCGTCGGACCTTGCTTTCCTTTTCCTTCTCTCGACCACCTCAAGCCATAGGAAAAACTTTTTTTTGGCATGggaaggaaggagagagagagagaaaaaaaaagagagaaacctAATCAAAATCTCAAT
The sequence above is a segment of the Elaeis guineensis isolate ETL-2024a chromosome 7, EG11, whole genome shotgun sequence genome. Coding sequences within it:
- the LOC105048877 gene encoding pirin-like protein, with product MSQSASAAVVGGGDHEIPRFERPRFVVKRVVAESQEEGQGATVRRSIGRPELRNLDPFLMLDEFSVSPPAGFPDHPHRGFETVTYMLEGAFTHQDFAGHKGTISTGDVQWMTAGRGIIHSEMPAGEGVQKGLQLWINLSSKDKMVEPRYQELLSKNISRAEKDGVEVRIIAGEAFGVQSPVYTRTPTMFLDFTMKPGAQLHQPIPDSWNSFVYIVEGEGIFGGEDSTPATSHHCLVLSPGDGLRVWNKSAKQLRFVLIAGQPLDEAVVQYGPFVMNTHAEIRQAMEDYHLGRNGFERAKHWKSEPLLH